From Salarias fasciatus chromosome 5, fSalaFa1.1, whole genome shotgun sequence, a single genomic window includes:
- the lhfpl4a gene encoding LHFPL tetraspan subfamily member 4 protein, translating into MLPSQEASKIYHDNYMRNSRAIGVLWAIFTICLAIITVVIFIQPYWIGDSINTPQAGHFGLFHYCVGNGNSNRELSCQGSFSDFASIPSRAFKAASFFVLMSMVLILGCIGCFALFFFCNTATVYKTCAWMQLLCAVCLVLGCIIFPNGWDAEVVRDMCGEDTGRYTLGSCSVRWAYILAIIGILDALILSFLAFVLGNRQSDFVQEELRAEHKGEDRETQSLVLMTEMLM; encoded by the exons ATGCTGCCATCACAAGAAGCCTCCAAAATCTACCATGACAACTACATGCGCAACTCCAGGGCCATCGGGGTGCTGTGGGCCATCTTCACCATCTGCCTGGCCATCATCACCGTGGTCATCTTCATCCAGCCCTACTGGATCGGCGACAGCATCAACACGCCGCAGGCCGGCCACTTCGGCTTGTTTCACTACTGTGTGGGCAACGGGAACTCCAACCGGGAGCTCTCCTGCCAGGGGAGCTTCTCCGACTTCGCCTCCATCCCCTCCAGGGCCTTCAAGGCGGCGTCCTTCTTCGTGCTGATGTCCATGGTGCTCATCCTCGGCTGCATCGGCTGCTtcgctctcttcttcttctgcaacACCGCCACGGTCTACAAGACGTGCGCCTggatgcagctgctgtgtg CTGTCTGCCTGGTGCTGGGCTGCATCATCTTTCCTAACGGGTGGGACGCAGAGGTGGTCCGAGACATGTGTGGCGAAGACACGGGGAGGTACACCCTGGGCAGCTGCTCGGTGCGCTGGGCCTACATCCTGGCCATCATCGGCATCCTGGACGCGCTCATCCTCTCCTTCCTGGCCTTCGTTCTGGGCAACCGGCAGAGTGACTTcgtccaggaggagctgagggccGAACACAAAGGTGAGG